In one window of Lewinella sp. 4G2 DNA:
- a CDS encoding alkyl hydroperoxide reductase produces the protein MRLTLRLAAVYNLLWGAWVVLFPQQFWELVGMEPMRHPMVWQGMGMVIGVYGIGYWLASYDPMRHWPIVAVGALGKIFGPIGFVMNFALGLVPFGFFYTLITNDFIWWIPFGLILWRVHKVYRWKLTA, from the coding sequence ATGCGCCTAACCCTCCGCCTGGCCGCGGTCTACAACCTCCTCTGGGGCGCCTGGGTCGTCCTCTTTCCCCAGCAGTTTTGGGAGTTGGTGGGGATGGAGCCCATGCGCCACCCGATGGTCTGGCAGGGGATGGGGATGGTCATCGGCGTCTACGGCATCGGTTACTGGCTGGCGAGTTACGACCCGATGCGGCACTGGCCCATCGTTGCCGTCGGGGCACTGGGGAAGATCTTCGGGCCCATTGGTTTCGTGATGAACTTTGCGCTGGGCCTCGTCCCCTTCGGATTTTTCTACACGCTCATCACCAACGATTTTATTTGGTGGATTCCTTTCGGCCTCATCCTCTGGCGCGTCCATAAAGTGTACCGATGGAAGCTTACGGCCTGA